A part of Rickettsia canadensis str. McKiel genomic DNA contains:
- a CDS encoding DsbA family protein, which translates to MQHIIGKVLAIFVIIIGVLFIFKTMKTYSTKWFSVEVQQSDNARKYEEERIQEIIKDYLLKTPEIIIESIQGLQKRKVQENETKVNNYLKDNNLGIEDSQRFPIIGNKDGDVTIIAFYDYNCSYCRKGNMSINELLQNDQKVKVVLRPLPILGDASEYLARISLAIYKINSSKFKVVHDELMKIRNISKESINELLTENGLNATEIDETADSTEIKDLITQNIKIARNLRIQGVPAYIIDTTLIPGLIDFPQLLNIVKDIRDNKSF; encoded by the coding sequence ATGCAGCATATTATAGGTAAAGTATTGGCTATATTCGTAATTATTATAGGTGTTTTATTTATTTTCAAAACAATGAAAACTTATTCTACAAAGTGGTTTTCTGTGGAGGTTCAACAAAGTGATAATGCAAGAAAATATGAAGAGGAAAGAATACAAGAAATAATCAAAGATTATTTGCTTAAAACTCCTGAAATAATAATTGAATCAATACAAGGTTTACAAAAACGTAAAGTACAGGAAAATGAGACTAAAGTTAATAATTATCTAAAAGATAATAATTTAGGTATTGAAGATAGCCAACGCTTTCCTATTATAGGTAATAAAGACGGTGATGTAACAATCATTGCTTTTTATGATTACAATTGTTCTTACTGTAGGAAAGGCAATATGTCTATAAATGAATTATTGCAAAATGATCAAAAAGTTAAAGTTGTATTAAGACCACTCCCTATCCTTGGAGATGCTTCCGAATATCTCGCAAGAATATCTTTAGCGATTTATAAGATTAATTCAAGCAAATTTAAAGTTGTGCATGATGAATTAATGAAAATAAGAAATATTTCTAAAGAATCCATAAACGAGTTATTAACCGAGAATGGCTTAAATGCTACGGAAATTGATGAAACTGCCGATAGTACCGAGATTAAAGATTTAATTACTCAAAATATAAAAATAGCTAGAAACCTTAGAATCCAAGGAGTACCTGCGTATATAATTGATACAACATTAATACCGGGGTTAATAGATTTTCCACAATTACTAAACATAGTTAAAGACATTAGGGATAATAAGAGTTTTTAA
- the smpB gene encoding SsrA-binding protein SmpB produces MTRYKKVIAQNKKALFNYFIEERLEAGIVLKGSEVQSLRQGKASIEESYAGDTGHELFLYNCHIAEYEKANKFNHATRRPRKLLLHTKEMKKIIGKIKIKGYTLVALSMYFNKKNKVKVELGLAKGKKLYDKRESIKEKDWQRDQSRLIRQK; encoded by the coding sequence ATGACCAGGTATAAGAAAGTTATTGCACAAAATAAGAAAGCACTTTTTAATTATTTTATTGAAGAAAGATTAGAAGCAGGTATTGTATTAAAGGGTAGTGAAGTGCAGTCTCTGCGTCAAGGTAAAGCTTCCATAGAAGAAAGTTATGCAGGCGATACCGGACATGAGCTATTCTTATATAACTGTCACATTGCAGAATATGAAAAAGCAAACAAATTTAATCATGCTACTAGAAGACCGCGTAAATTATTATTGCATACTAAAGAGATGAAGAAAATTATCGGTAAAATTAAAATAAAAGGCTATACGCTAGTAGCTCTTTCTATGTATTTTAATAAAAAAAACAAAGTGAAAGTTGAGCTTGGTCTTGCTAAAGGTAAGAAATTATATGATAAAAGAGAGTCAATTAAAGAAAAAGATTGGCAAAGAGATCAGAGCAGATTGATAAGACAAAAATAA